CGCCCACGGCCTCCATCGAGCCCCAGAAGTCGGTGGTGGTGGCCTGGTAGGCGACGTCGCGCACCTGGCCGGCCAGCCGGCCGTCCTCGATGCGGAAGAACCGCTGCCCCGTGAACTGGAAGTTCTTGCGCTGCATGTCGATCGACCACGACTTGTCGCCCACGACGTAGAGCCCCCGCTCGACCTGCGCGACGAGGTCGTCGACGTCGGGCCCGTCGGGCGCGGGCTGCAGCGACACGTTGGCCATGCGCTGGATCGGCACGTGACCGGGGGAGTCGGCGTAGGCGCAGCCGTTGGACCGGCCACCCTCCAGGCCCGGGTTGAGCTCGGGGTGCATCGCGGCCATCGACCGGTCGAGCTGGTAGCCCACGAGCACCCCGTCGCGCACGATGTCCCACGACTGCGTCGCGACGCCCTCGTCGTCGTAGCCGATCGTGGACAGGCCGTGCTCGACGGTGCGGTCGCCGGTGACGTGCATGACCGGCGAGCCGTAGCGCAGGCTGCCGAGCTGGTCGATCGTCGCGAACGACGTGCCGGCGTAGGACGCCTCGTAGCCCAGCGCACGGTCGAGCTCGGTGGCGTGGCCGATCGACTCGTGGATGGTGAGCCACAGGTTGCTCGGGTGGATCACCAGGTCGTGCCGGCCGGCCTCCACGGTCGGGGCGTGCAGCTTGTCCTCGAGCAGGCCGGGCAGCGAGGCGAGGTCGGCGACCCAGTCGTGGCCGGTGCCGGAGAGGTACTCCCAACCGCGGCCCGCGGGCGGGCCGATCGTGCGCATGGTGTCGAACAGGCCGCGCCGGGTGTCGCTGCCCGAGACCTCGACCTCGGGGTGCACGCGGATGCGCTGCTGGGTGGTGCTGGTGCCGTGCAGGTCGGCGTAGAACTTCGCGTCGCGCCACATCCCGAGCGACCCGTGCGCGTGGTCGACCCGCGGGTCGGCGGACAGCTCACGGGTCCAGTCGGCGAGCAGGCCGACCTTGTCGCGGACCGGCACGTCGAACGGGTCGACCTCGTAGGAGGACACCCAGAACGCGTCGGCGTGCACCGGCTCGTCGGCCAGGTGAACGGCCCTGGTGGTCATGGTCGAGGCGAC
This genomic window from Nocardioides marmoribigeumensis contains:
- a CDS encoding TldD/PmbA family protein, giving the protein MADAEDLIDPDLLALPRHRLAEAALDRARALGVQHADFRLERNRFQRVSVRDGQVLGVADSVDLGMAVRVVHRGAWGFASGVVLDTVEAERLAAAAVRAAEVASTMTTRAVHLADEPVHADAFWVSSYEVDPFDVPVRDKVGLLADWTRELSADPRVDHAHGSLGMWRDAKFYADLHGTSTTQQRIRVHPEVEVSGSDTRRGLFDTMRTIGPPAGRGWEYLSGTGHDWVADLASLPGLLEDKLHAPTVEAGRHDLVIHPSNLWLTIHESIGHATELDRALGYEASYAGTSFATIDQLGSLRYGSPVMHVTGDRTVEHGLSTIGYDDEGVATQSWDIVRDGVLVGYQLDRSMAAMHPELNPGLEGGRSNGCAYADSPGHVPIQRMANVSLQPAPDGPDVDDLVAQVERGLYVVGDKSWSIDMQRKNFQFTGQRFFRIEDGRLAGQVRDVAYQATTTDFWGSMEAVGGPQTWELGGAVNCGKAQPGQVAPVSHGCPAALFRGVRILNTNDESAH